The Aspergillus luchuensis IFO 4308 DNA, chromosome 4, nearly complete sequence DNA window TCGAGGAGAACTACGGTGGTGAATATGAGCTGGCCAACGGCGCGGCTGGTGTCAGACAGCCTTACACCCGTGGGCTGTCGACAAAGCGCTCAATGAACGCTTACATGCTGGTATACATTCGGAAGTCGAGATTGGATGATGTTCTCTTGCCTATCACAAAGGAGCAAGTTCCTTCCCACATCGGTATGCTCGGCATCTTTATCAGCTCTAGAGATCTATACTAACCATGCCGCAGAAAACCGACTCGTGGAAGAACGTATCGAGTTGGCGcgcagaaagaaggagagagaagaagcccaccTGTATATCAATGTTGGCGTATTGAGCGACGAGTCTTTCCAGGCCCATCACGGATTCGATCTCACAAGTGCAGACCTGCCAGCCACCGATCCCGCGGTACCGAAGCAATACAGAATCCTCCGGGCTAAGAAGGTCGGAGAATTTGCACAGCAGCTCGCAGAGGAGAAGGGTCTCGATCCTGAACAGGTCCGTTTCTGGGTCATGGTGAATCGACAGAACAAGACGACTCGGCCGGACCAAGTCATCAAGGATCAGGACATGACTGTGGAGGAAGCTTACAATCGCTATGGCACGAAAGGAAACCCGTTCAAGGTCTGGATGGAAGTGGGCCAGCCTTCCGCAGATGGATCGATCTCCTGGCCGGATAACAACTCGGTCCTCGTCTTTTTGAAACACTTCGATGCGCCCTCGCAAACAATCGCAGGTGTCGGTGCAGTCTATGTGCGCAAGACACAGAAGGTTGCTGACCTCGCCCCTATCATCCTCGAGAAGATGGGCTGGCCTGCTGGGACCGAGTTCATGCTGTTCGAAGAGATCAAACATAACATGATCGACGTGATGAAGCCGAAGCAGACCTTCCAGCAGTCCGAGATTCAGGATGGAgacatcatcaccttccagAGAACGATCAAGGAGTCAGACCTACCGGCAACCGCCTTGTATACGGACGCAAGGCAATATTATGATTACCTGCTGAACAGGATAAACATCACTTTTGCTCCGATCAAGGCGGATGAAGGCGATGAGTTTACACTCACGTTGAGTCGTAAGATGACTTACGATCAGTTCTCGAAGAAGGTCGGCGAGCACCTGAACGTGGAATCGACTCATCTGCGCTTCGCGCCGGTCCTTGCAAGTACCGGCAAGCCGAAGGCGTTCATTAAGCGGAACTctaaccaacccaaccaaacccTGTATCATATTCTCGGTGGGCAAGCAACAACCTACGGATACAGCATGCATCGCCAGGATGCCTTGTACTACGAGGTTCTGGAAACTAGCCTGAGTGACTTTGAGTCTAAGACCTGCCTGAAGGTTACATGGCTTCCTGAAGGCATCACCAAGGAGGTAAGTCTCGATTGATAACCACGCTTTTGCAAAGGATTGGAACTAAATATTGTTTAGCAACTGGTGGAGGTCTTGGTTCCTCGCGACGGTACCATCGCAGACCTTGTGGCCGGCCTTCAGAAGAAGGCAAACCTGGACGACGAGACGATCCGCGAGACCCGCGTCTACGAGACACACGGCGGCAAGATCTACCGCGAATTCCAGGCTGACTCGAAGATCGCTGGAATCAATGAATTCGTGTCGCTTTACGCCGAGAGGGTtcccgaagaagaggccaACATGCAGGACGGCGAGCGGACGATAAATGCCTTCAACTTTGACCGCGAGGTCAACCGGCCGCATGGTGTGCCTTTCAAGTTTGTTATGAAGCCGGTACGTTACAATTTCGCCTGACTTCGGGTAACCGCCTTCTAACGTTTACTAGGGCGAGATTTTCAAGCAGACCAAGGAGCGACTGTCTAAGCGGACTGGCATCAAGGGCAAGCAATTTGAGAAGATCAAGTTTGCTGTGGTGTCTCGCAACATGTATTCCAACCCGCGCTATGTGGAAGATGGTGAGTGGCCCGACCCTGTTGTTTAGACGAACGCATTGTTTGGCTGACGCTATTCAGATGATATTCTCTCCGACATCATCGGTGATTCGGACGACCTGCTTGGTCTCGAGCATGTAAATAAGAACCGCAATTTTTGGAACCGGAGCGAATCGTTCTTCATCCGATAGATGGGAGTTTTGCTTGATGGTTATGGCTATGCAcgtctttttttttgctgGGAGTCTATCTTACGATTGGCAGGGAACGCATACCATTATGAACATACGGAGGACATGTGTTGCCCAGGCGAATCAGCTTATGAAGAAAGAACTTCTAAAAACAACATACTTCATACATGATGAACAGATGCGATTATTTCGATGTGTTGTGGTTTTGGCTTGTCTGGTAGCTTAGAAGGGCAGGCCTAATGGTTCCGATATGATATGCTTTTAGTAGCTGGAATTGATGTATGAGCTAGCTTGGAACGATGCGAGCTTTATGAATGAACCGTATAAGTGCAAAATGGTCAGTCAAAACAGGGGACGCTGTGAGAGTAATATAGCCATTCTGACAGACGCCCGACGTATCTTGCATTTACTTGCTTCCTGCGCCAAAGTAGAAATTGGCAGTAGAACAAGCCATTAGTTGATAAATACAACAGGAAGCGGGTCCATCCCAATTAGGTCGAGGACAAACGGGAAGACAGCCTATTAGTGCAAACACAACAAACGGAGCGGGCCAAAGTCACAGCTGGCCAGAACTTCCAACTCCATCAATTAGTCTAGTTGCGTTGTCTTTGAATCCATTCACCTTTCCCCCCTGAAGCGTAGTCCTAAACTTGAGGTCGCAGCTCCTCTTGTTCCGCACCCCTGCTCGCAATGCGCTTCGCAGCCCTGGTTATCGGCCTCCTGGCCACCTTTGTTTCGTCTGTGGCTGCCACGGCCCTGACCTACCGCCTCGAGGCCAACGAGAAAGCGTGTTTCTACAACTATGTCGACCAGAGGAACGTGAAGCTCGCTTTCTACTTTGCTGTGAGTGCTCCTATttattctctctttctcaatgTGAGAATTCCCGTTAACGCGGGGTTTCAAATAGGTCCAATCCGGCGGTTCCTTCGATATCGATTACTCCGTTGTCGGACCCGGCGAGAAGGTGGTCCTGGATGGCACCAAGGAAAGACAGGGTGATTTTGTGTTCACGGCCCAGAGCATTGGCGAGTACCGGTTCTGCTTCAACAATGACATGTCGACCTTTGCGGAGAAGATTGTCGATTTCGAGATCGCGGTatgttttgtttgttttggttACCTATTATCATACCGGCGACCCAGTCACCCTCTGCGGTATATTACAAAGTAGTGTAAAAGGGGATTGAGACTGATTACGCACGTGTGTGCGTGTCTACAGGTCGAGAATGAGGAACGCGCACAACTGCCCTCCCGCCAGGGTGCTAGCCCCGAGCAGGCCTCCGCTCTCGAGGAGTCGATCTTCAAGCTGTCCGCTcagctctccaccatcacccgcAACCAAAAGTACTTCCGCACGAGAGAGAACCGCAACTTCAGCACCGTTCGTAGTACGGAGCGTCGGATTTTCAACTTTAGCGTGATTGAGGGCTTGATGATGGTTTCCATGGCCGCACTGCAGGTGTTCGTTGTgaggttcttcttccagggtgCTAGGAAAGGTAAGTGTCGATTTCCTTTTACAATTGAGTTCCGAGTGTTTTTCGTGGGCTATGTGTTATTCCCCGTTTGGTAATGGGGCCGTTGGAGCTGATTAATGACTACAGGTTACGTGTGATGATGTGCGAGCATGatgaaaaatatttcttCTGTCCTTTGATTGTGGCGTCTGTTTGTATCTACCCGCTGTTGTAGGGATCTagagctttttttttttactccTGATAATGGAGCTGGTCAATCCGAACAAACATCTTGGTATCAACGTGAATTACTTATTGGGGATAGGGATAGTGGACTGATAACTGGGTTAAGCATGACGTTGGATGTCTCACTACGGCAACGTGGattgtctctttctcttccgaGATATGGGCTTTCCGGGGAATGTCGATAGGGTGTGATGGAGGTACGTATTCGAGCTGATTCGGCCTAACGGGCCGCGAACATATGACATCGTCAGAGCGGAGAAGCAGGCCTAGCCTTCTCCCCCTAGCATGATCGGCCAACTGTCTCAGAAATGTCATGTCATGGAGACGGTCATGTTCAAACGAGCGCGGTCTGACCTGCGAGATGGACCTACGTGGCGTCACTAGAGGCGAGGACTTGATCAATGCGAGGCAGTCTGGTGGCCGTATCGTCATAATCTGACTCGGAAGCAGGACTGGACGTTTCCAGTGGTGCAGACAACATCATGGGTTCCACGATCCCTGGCGGTATGACGTGAAGAAGCGTCCCATAACCGAGGAGGCGCATATGCCTAGTCAACCGTTAAGCAGTGTGTTCAGGTTCAGGTTCTCAATATTCTGTCTGTTGGGGTCTAGTCCATGGGGATATTTCCCGCTCGCTCAAGAGCGCGAAAAAGCATGTCAAGGGAAGTCCGAAGACAATGTGATATCATGGGAGCGGTCAGAGACGATTGTTCCTCGCCAGTCGCAGTGATTCTAATCTCACCGTCTCATATTTCCGAATCCACGGGGCCAGTTACGCCTGcgctttttctttcgttgacgtgggggtggggagacgTGGCATCCAATATCATGGGCGTATTCATTTATCCAAATCCGAGACAAAGGAGATAACAACCGCGCCGTGAGAACCGAGAAGGAATTCATCATTTGCTTCCAGGAACATTGTTCCGCGATGGGCCCACGGGAACGGATGTCACATTGAGTGATAATCCACCGCTCGCTCCTGTGATCTAGGCCCAGAAAGCGTTTCAAGTTTTATTTGATTATGATTATCGCTGATGGTCGTTGGTTGTGCAGTCCGCATACAGCGTGTTTTACTTTCCGCTTTCGCATTTTGCGTCGgagtgcagcagcagctaacTTCCTTGCCGGGGATCGTTGCCTGGATTGGACACACAGgcacagtagtagtactttctGTCCGTGGCCCCTTTGAGCCGGGCTACTAGCTGCCCACAGTGCAGCGTCCCGAGGAGATCAAATGCGCTAGTCTAGGAAGTGCCCTTCAGGGCTGCCAACTTCTTACGCGAGCAGTTTGGTTGCGTTTTGATCCACCTGGGGGCCACCAACCGAACCTTCTGCTGATGAAGATTTTACATGTGGGTCGCTGTGGGATATCAACAAACAGCCGGAGAACAGCAGAAAGGGGAGGCTGGGTGTGTGTGTCCCTGACTGCGTGTCCTAGCAACGATCGTTAGCGCATGAGCTGCATGGGGCACCGAACAGATCGGATCCAATCCGGAAGGCGTCCCAGATTCTGCAGTATGCATTGCCTGCCGTGTGCAGTGGCCCGATACCGGATTATTAACTCTATGATATGACTAGGTTATGCGACATTTTGCTGGGAATCAATGCGATTTTGATATCGATTCGCCTAGGCTTTGTTGGAAAGAAGGGGATGGTTTCCAAAGAAGGTTAGCGATGCCGGAGGATACACCAAGCTCCCGGgtcagaggaagaggacaagactccatggatgaagaaatgaGTGTCTGGAGGATCCATCATACCTCGTAAATGGATATTGTGTGTGGTAGGAGGTGAATATGAAGATGGAGCCAACGAGCAGATATGACTCGGTGGCGGCCTTATGCCTGACGTCATGCGCACCCCAGGCACCGCGCCATTCCCGATGCAGCCATGGCGCTAGCTTGATCCGAACTCCTCTAATCAGCCAATCATCGGTCTGCATTTGCAAGGATGAATTCATCGTCTCCATCACTTTCCCAGAGACTCTGTCTCCCCGTTCCAAACTGCGTCCCCAGTTCCAACTGGGCCCCCTGTTCGGCACTGCTCTACCTCTGCAGGGTTGTGTTTAGTTTAATCTTTATCGGTTGTCGGTTCCCTCCAGGGAGAATGGGTCTTGGGCCCGCCACAGCAACTGGATGAATTTCTCTGGCTGAGAATGGAGTAGTTTACAGCTGTGAAGATgagacatcctcatcctctctttCACAGTTACTGGCACCGGAGATGATCAGTAGCCATCCTCCACGCTAACCCTCCTCTTGCATACTCCTAGTCAACTAGCGTCCTTTCACTTTTAGGTTCATCCATGACACATCGCGTCCCCATAGtcttcctccatccctcTCTCACATATTGTGCATGCAACTAGCTCTTGGGACAaactcccttccccccaccATGATGGCTGGCTCGCTGTCAACCATCATACCTCAATGTTGGATTCTTAGGCGGCCTACGGACTCATCCAGGCCTCAGCCAGTGCAAGTGCCGATCTGCAGGGACGTGCACTTCAGTAAGCGCAGACTGTCGATCTTTCGACGCCATAAATTCTCCAATGCACCAGTCGCATTCCATCGGTGACCTCATGCTGCTCCTCTAAATGATGGGACCGTGGACCATCCGGGGGTAACACCGGCCGAAGAGAGCCAGTGGAGGACGGTTATTTCCGATAATCCTTCCCTCCCTGAGGGAGGAGTTCTGGTCCGGGCCCcagtcgccgccgccgccgccgtcgccgcaCCGATGGAGTGGAGGGTGGAAGAAACTGAAGGTAAGAACGCCGGTGCAGACCCCATCGACCCTCTTCTGCATGAAGGATGCCACTGAGAGGAGCCCTGCGACGGCAAATGATGTCATGGCTGTCCTATGAGGGTCTTCGAGGCACAACAACACGGTGGACTCCTCTGCTCTCGGGCCATGGACAAGTCGAGCCTACTCCCTAGGGTCGACAGGTCGTCCAGCGGTTCTGTCATGGTCCGTTTTGTGATCTCATGTCGGTCTGGTCAGAGC harbors:
- a CDS encoding ubiquitin-specific protease UBP15 (BUSCO:EOG092606AJ;~COG:O;~EggNog:ENOG410PF84;~InterPro:IPR038765,IPR008974,IPR029346,IPR029071, IPR024729,IPR002083,IPR001394,IPR018200,IPR028889;~MEROPS:MER0002179;~PFAM:PF00917,PF12436,PF14533,PF00443,PF13423;~go_function: GO:0004843 - thiol-dependent ubiquitin-specific protease activity [Evidence IEA];~go_function: GO:0005515 - protein binding [Evidence IEA];~go_process: GO:0006511 - ubiquitin-dependent protein catabolic process [Evidence IEA];~go_process: GO:0016579 - protein deubiquitination [Evidence IEA]) translates to MDNVPDSEMLVDEYEQYHNDRTDEVVVSRSGSEEPEPEPLADDHAAMMARILPKDPDLETEDETYHTWHIQDWRKLKKKEHGPVFQCAGSPWRVLFFPYGNHVEHASFYLEHAWENEPPANWYACVQFALVLSNVNDPSIYISHVATHRFNADEGDWGFTRFCELRRLFNVPWEGRGVPLVQNDEAKITAYVRVVKDPTGVLWHSFQNYDSKKETGMVGLKNQGATCYLNSLLQSLYFTNKFRKAVYEIPTEAEASRDNSAWTLQRLFYNLQTSENSVSTTELTASFGWESRQIFEQQDVQELSRKLMERMEEKMKGTPAEKALPEMFVGKTKTYISCINVDYESSRVEDFWDIQLNVRGNKTLDDSFKDYIQVETLEGENKYDAGQPYGLQDAKKGVIFESFPPVLHLHLKRFEYDIHRDAMMKINDRHAFPMEFDATPYLSNDADKSEPWIYELHGVLVHSGDLNAGHYYAFLKPTKDGHWYRFDDDRVTRATDKEVLEENYGGEYELANGAAGVRQPYTRGLSTKRSMNAYMLVYIRKSRLDDVLLPITKEQVPSHIENRLVEERIELARRKKEREEAHLYINVGVLSDESFQAHHGFDLTSADLPATDPAVPKQYRILRAKKVGEFAQQLAEEKGLDPEQVRFWVMVNRQNKTTRPDQVIKDQDMTVEEAYNRYGTKGNPFKVWMEVGQPSADGSISWPDNNSVLVFLKHFDAPSQTIAGVGAVYVRKTQKVADLAPIILEKMGWPAGTEFMLFEEIKHNMIDVMKPKQTFQQSEIQDGDIITFQRTIKESDLPATALYTDARQYYDYLLNRINITFAPIKADEGDEFTLTLSRKMTYDQFSKKVGEHLNVESTHLRFAPVLASTGKPKAFIKRNSNQPNQTLYHILGGQATTYGYSMHRQDALYYEVLETSLSDFESKTCLKVTWLPEGITKEQLVEVLVPRDGTIADLVAGLQKKANLDDETIRETRVYETHGGKIYREFQADSKIAGINEFVSLYAERVPEEEANMQDGERTINAFNFDREVNRPHGVPFKFVMKPGEIFKQTKERLSKRTGIKGKQFEKIKFAVVSRNMYSNPRYVEDGEWPDPVV
- a CDS encoding emp24/gp25L/p24 family protein (COG:U;~EggNog:ENOG410PK0H;~InterPro:IPR015720,IPR009038,IPR036598;~PFAM:PF01105;~SECRETED:SignalP(1-20);~TransMembrane:1 (n4-15c20/21o176-202i)), whose amino-acid sequence is MRFAALVIGLLATFVSSVAATALTYRLEANEKACFYNYVDQRNVKLAFYFAVQSGGSFDIDYSVVGPGEKVVLDGTKERQGDFVFTAQSIGEYRFCFNNDMSTFAEKIVDFEIAVENEERAQLPSRQGASPEQASALEESIFKLSAQLSTITRNQKYFRTRENRNFSTVRSTERRIFNFSVIEGLMMVSMAALQVFVVRFFFQGARKGYV